From a region of the Panicum virgatum strain AP13 chromosome 2K, P.virgatum_v5, whole genome shotgun sequence genome:
- the LOC120694785 gene encoding zinc finger protein CONSTANS-LIKE 13-like isoform X4 gives MSVAGAADKAMPPPACDFCAGLPAVVYCRADSARLCLPCDRYVHGANTVSSRHARAPLCAACRAAAAAFRRGAAGFLCANCDFEEERQRDGDPRPLHDRSAVEGYAGCPSIAELAAILGVGGCEKAAGHGDGWWPAWEEPQVLRLEDVIVPTTSCHGLQPLLTPSSPKNPSSGGKLTEEVIRQLGELAKSDGEQLPSWASSEYGDFGAFDNDACHEAASMAVPSCEEAWVATDGDGACREARQQAPAPASSLAEPCLLSSFVDMSEICTSVTLGSSVDVGKDSGSSKRDAPEAAPQQASPAPAKKGGYDVAYPDRGTVISRYKEKRKNRRFDKQIRYESRKARADGRLRIKGRFAKSGEA, from the exons ATGTCCGTCGCGGGCGCCGCCGACAAggcgatgccgccgccggcgtgcgacTTCTGCGCAGGCCTGCCGGCGGTGGTGTACTGCCGGGCCGACTCCGCCAGGCTCTGCCTGCCGTGCGACCGCTACGTCCACGGCGCCAACACGGTGTCCAGCCGCCACGCCCgggcgccgctctgcgccgcgtgccgtgccgccgcggccgcgttccgccgcggcgccgccggcttccTCTGCGCCAACTGCGACTTCGAGGAGGAGCGCCAGCGCGACGGCGACCCGCGGCCGCTCCACGACCGTAGCGCGGTGGAAGGCTACGCCGGGTGCCCCTCCATCGCGGAGCTCGCCGCGATCCTCGGCGTCGGCGGGTGCGAGAAGGCGGCCGGGCACGGGGACGGGTGGTGGCCCGCCTGGGAGGAGCCCCAGGTGCTGCGCCTGGAGGACGTGATCGTGCCCACCACCTCCTGCCATGGCCTCCAGCCGCTCCTCACGCCATCCTCCCCAAAG AACCCGAGCTCCGGCGGGAAGCTGACTGAAGAGGTAATCCGGCAGCTGGGGGAGCTCGCCAAGT CCGACGGTGAGCAGCTGCCTTCGTGGGCTTCGTCAGAGTACGGCGATTTCGGGGCTTTTGACAACGATGCTTGCCATGAGGCAGCAAGCATGGCCGTGCCTTCTTGCGAG GAAGCGTGGGTCGcgaccgacggcgacggcgcgtgCAGGGAGGCGCGCCAGcaagcgccggcgccggcgagctcgttgGCCGAGCCGTGCCTGCTGTCCTCGTTCGTGGATATGTCAGAGATCTGCACCAGCGTGACCCTCGGCAGCAGCGTCGACGTCGGCAAGGACAGCGGCAGCAGCAAGCGAGACGCCCCAGAAGCGGCCCCGCAGcaggcctcgccggcgccggcgaagaAGGGCGGCTACGACGTGGCCTACCCCGACCGCGGCACGGTGATCTCGCGCTACAAGGAGAAGCGGAAGAACAGGAG GTTCGACAAGCAGATCCGGTACGAGTCGCGCAAGGCCCGCGCCGACGGCCGGCTTCGGATCAAGGGCCGCTTcgccaagtccggcgaggccTGA
- the LOC120694784 gene encoding inactive beta-amylase 9-like, protein METATMMLLQHAAAPASGWRRQDGRGAPNRVVFRRGRQQGGGCRDLRAAGLGRFFGGGDHNNQNHEVEDFAPARLFVGLPIDSVTDGATVNSAAAVAAGIRAVRLLGADGVELPVFWSVAQPESPDRFSWAGYLAVADMVRAEGLSLRVSLRAHGTPGGGVPTLPAWVSGVAADDPDIFFTDRSGARHEGCLSFAIDELPVLRGRSPLQLYEAFFRGFAAAFEDFFDDSTITDVTVGLGVHGVLRYPSYPPGSDARKFTGVGEFQCYDKYMLAQLRREAEEAGNAMWGLSGPHDAPRYHESPDSCGFFRERGGSWETPYGDFFLSWYAGQLVGHGDRVLGMASAVFAGKPVELSAKIPFMHWWHGAQSRPAEAAAGFYKSGKKNGYSPVAKMFARHGCTMVVPGMDVCMNKQHHSTGSSPDQLLVQIKNACRRHGARIAGENASLVMTHTSSFSRIRSNILTAEFMRPCHFTYQRMGAEFFSPDHFPQFMEFVRSVVCGEWDEDDGPWPADDEDRAMAATEA, encoded by the exons ATGGAGACGGCGACGATGATGCTGCTGCAGCACGCGGCCGCACCGGCGTCGGGGTGGCGCCGGCAGGACGGACGCGGGGCGCCGAACAGGGTCGTGTTCCGACGGGGGAGGCAACAAGGTGGCGGCTGCAGGGATCTCAGGGCCGCCGGGCTCGGCCGGttcttcggcggcggcgaccacaaCAACCAGAACCACGAGGTGGAGGACTTTGCCCCGGCGAGGCTGTTCGTGGGCCTGCCCATCGACTCGGTCACGGACGGCGCCACGGTCAACAGCGCGGCGGCCGTCGCGGCCGGGATACGCGCCGTCAGGCTGCTGGGCGCGGACGGCGTGGAGCTGCCGGTGTTCTGGTCGGTGGCGCAGCCCGAGTCCCCGGACCGCTTCTCCTGGGCCGGGTACCTGGCCGTCGCGGACATGGTGCGCGCCGAGGGCCTCAGCCTCCGCGTGTCGCTCCGCGCCCACGgcacgcccggcggcggcgtccccacGCTGCCCGCGTGGGTGAgcggcgtcgccgccgacgaccccgacatcttcttcaccgaccgCTCCGGGGCGCGCCACGAGGGCTGCCTCTCCTTCGCCATCGACGAGCTCCCCGTGCTCCGCGGCAGGTCCCCGCTCCAGCTCTACGAGGCCTTCTTCCGCGGCTTCGCCGCCGCGTTCGAGGACTTCTTCGACGACTCCACCATCACC GACGTGACGGTTGGGCTGGGCGTGCACGGCGTGCTCCGTTACCCGTCGTACCCGCCGGGCAGCGACGCCCGCAAGTTCACCGGGGTGGGCGAGTTCCAGTGCTACGACAAGTACATGCTGGCGCAGCTGCggcgggaggccgaggaggcggGGAACGCCATGTGGGGCCTGTCGGGGCCGCACGACGCGCCGCGCTACCACGAGTCGCCGGACTCGTGCGGCTTCTTCCGGGAGCGCGGCGGCTCGTGGGAGACCCCCTACGGCGACTTCTTCCTGTCGTGGTACGCCGGGCAGCTGGTGGGCCACGGCGACCGCGTCCTGGGCATGGCCAGCGCCGTGTTCGCCGGCAAGCCGGTGGAGCTGTCGGCCAAGATCCCCTTCATGCACTGGTGGCACGGGGCGCAGtcgcggccggcggaggcggcggcggggttctACAAGAGCGGCAAGAAGAACGGCTACAGCCCCGTGGCCAAGATGTTCGCGCGGCACGGGTGCACGATGGTGGTGCCGGGCATGGACGTGTGCATGAACAAGCAGCACCACAGCACCGGGTCCAGCCCCGACCAGCTGCTGGTGCAGATCAAGAACGCGTGCCGCCGGCACGGCGCGCGCATCGCCGGCGAGAACGCGTCGCTCGTCATGACGCACACCAGCAGCTTCTCCCGCATCCGGAGCAACATCCTCACCGCCGAGTTCATGCGCCCCTGCCACTTCACCTACCAGCGCATGGGCGCCGAGTTCTTCTCGCCGGACCACTTCCCGCAGTTCATGGAGTTCGTGCGCAGCGTCGTGTGCGGCGAGTGGGACGAGGACGACGGGCCCTGGCCCGCCGACGACGAGgaccgcgccatggccgcaaCGGAGGCTTGA
- the LOC120694783 gene encoding tubby-like F-box protein 6: protein MPFSSMIQEMKGEIGAISRRGLLRSRSHRTGRVQRVEPDEAAMRESSWAHVPPELLRVVLAKVEAVEARWPGRGAVVACAGVCRDWRGAVKEIVRAPEASGRLTFPISLKQPGPRDAPLKCFIRRNRATQSYFLCIGVTDALADDGKFLLAARKYRRPSCTEYLISLDARDTSKGNGTYIGKLRSNFLGTKFTVYDAHPPCAGAVASKGPSAHVIGSAQVSPMKPLPAGNYPVSHISYEVNVLGSRGPRKMNCVMDSIHVSAIKEGGTAPTQTEFPSINSTSFASVPFFGSKSGRLDSSGAQLTTQNESKVSLKNKSPRWHEQLQCWCLNFHGRVMVASVKNFQLVASNESAPTPSNQEEDDVILQFGKIGKDLFTMDYRYPISAFQAFAICLSSFDTKIGCE, encoded by the exons ATGCCTTTCAGCAGCATGATCCAGGAGATGAAGGGCGAGATCGGCGCAATCTCGCGACGCGGCTTGCTGCGGTCGCGGTCGCACAGAACGGGCCGCGTCCAGCGAGTGGAGCCGGACGAGGCGGCGATGCGGGAGAGCTCCTGGGCGCACGTCCCCCCGGAGCTCCTGCGGGTGGTGCTGGCGAAGGTcgaggcggtggaggcgcgGTGGCCGGGACGCGGGGCCGTCGTGGCGTGCGCCGGCGTCTGCCGGGACTGGAGGGGCGCCGTGAAGGAGATCGTGCGCGCGCCGGAGGCGTCTGGGAGGCTTACCTTCCCCATCTCTCTCAAGCAG CCTGGCCCAAGGGATGCCCCTCTTAAATGTTTCATTAGGAGGAACCGGGCTACTCAGTCATATTTTCTGTGCATTGGAGTCACTGATG CATTAGCTGATGATGGGAAATTCCTACTTGCTGCACGTAAATACCGAAGGCCGTCATGCACTGAATACCTGATTTCACTTGACGCACGTGATACGTCAAAGGGGAATGGTACTTATATTGGCAAGTTAAG ATCAAACTTCTTGGGCACAAAATTTACTGTCTATGATGCCCATCCACCTTGTGCCGGAGCTGTGGCTTCGAAGGGTCCATCTGCGCACGTGATCGGTTCAGCCCAAGTTTCTCCCATGAAGCCTCTGCCTGCTGGGAATTATCCAGTTTCTCACATTTCTTACGAAGTGAATGTATTGGGTTCTAG GGGGCCAAGAAAGATGAACTGTGTTATGGATTCTATCCATGTATCAGCGATTAAAGAAGGAGGGACTGCTCCCACGCAGACTGAATTTCCATCCATTAACTCCACCTCATTCGCATCAGTTCCATTCTTTGGATCGAAATCAGGCCGACTGGATAGTTCAGGTGCTCAATTAACCACTCAGAATGAAAGTAAGGTGTCGCTGAAGAACAAGTCCCCGAGGTGGCATGAACAGCTTCAGTGCTGGTGCCTCAATTTCCATGGACGGGTGATGGTTGCGTCCGTAAAGAACTTCCAGCTGGTGGCTTCAAATGAGAGTGCTCCAACTCCAAGTAACCAGGAGGAGGATGACGTTATACTCCAGTTTGGCAAGATAGGGAAGGACCTATTCACCATGGACTACCGCTATCCCATATCTGCATTTCAGGCATTTGCCATCTGCCTGAGCAGCTTTGACACCAAAATTGGTTGTGAATGA
- the LOC120694785 gene encoding zinc finger protein CONSTANS-LIKE 13-like isoform X1 yields MSVAGAADKAMPPPACDFCAGLPAVVYCRADSARLCLPCDRYVHGANTVSSRHARAPLCAACRAAAAAFRRGAAGFLCANCDFEEERQRDGDPRPLHDRSAVEGYAGCPSIAELAAILGVGGCEKAAGHGDGWWPAWEEPQVLRLEDVIVPTTSCHGLQPLLTPSSPKNPSSGGKLTEEVIRQLGELAKSETAAMAFSEAEPADGEQLPSWASSEYGDFGAFDNDACHEAASMAVPSCEQEAWVATDGDGACREARQQAPAPASSLAEPCLLSSFVDMSEICTSVTLGSSVDVGKDSGSSKRDAPEAAPQQASPAPAKKGGYDVAYPDRGTVISRYKEKRKNRRFDKQIRYESRKARADGRLRIKGRFAKSGEA; encoded by the exons ATGTCCGTCGCGGGCGCCGCCGACAAggcgatgccgccgccggcgtgcgacTTCTGCGCAGGCCTGCCGGCGGTGGTGTACTGCCGGGCCGACTCCGCCAGGCTCTGCCTGCCGTGCGACCGCTACGTCCACGGCGCCAACACGGTGTCCAGCCGCCACGCCCgggcgccgctctgcgccgcgtgccgtgccgccgcggccgcgttccgccgcggcgccgccggcttccTCTGCGCCAACTGCGACTTCGAGGAGGAGCGCCAGCGCGACGGCGACCCGCGGCCGCTCCACGACCGTAGCGCGGTGGAAGGCTACGCCGGGTGCCCCTCCATCGCGGAGCTCGCCGCGATCCTCGGCGTCGGCGGGTGCGAGAAGGCGGCCGGGCACGGGGACGGGTGGTGGCCCGCCTGGGAGGAGCCCCAGGTGCTGCGCCTGGAGGACGTGATCGTGCCCACCACCTCCTGCCATGGCCTCCAGCCGCTCCTCACGCCATCCTCCCCAAAG AACCCGAGCTCCGGCGGGAAGCTGACTGAAGAGGTAATCCGGCAGCTGGGGGAGCTCGCCAAGTCCGAGACGGCGGCGATGGCTTTCTCGGAGGCGGAGCCAGCCGACGGTGAGCAGCTGCCTTCGTGGGCTTCGTCAGAGTACGGCGATTTCGGGGCTTTTGACAACGATGCTTGCCATGAGGCAGCAAGCATGGCCGTGCCTTCTTGCGAG CAGGAAGCGTGGGTCGcgaccgacggcgacggcgcgtgCAGGGAGGCGCGCCAGcaagcgccggcgccggcgagctcgttgGCCGAGCCGTGCCTGCTGTCCTCGTTCGTGGATATGTCAGAGATCTGCACCAGCGTGACCCTCGGCAGCAGCGTCGACGTCGGCAAGGACAGCGGCAGCAGCAAGCGAGACGCCCCAGAAGCGGCCCCGCAGcaggcctcgccggcgccggcgaagaAGGGCGGCTACGACGTGGCCTACCCCGACCGCGGCACGGTGATCTCGCGCTACAAGGAGAAGCGGAAGAACAGGAG GTTCGACAAGCAGATCCGGTACGAGTCGCGCAAGGCCCGCGCCGACGGCCGGCTTCGGATCAAGGGCCGCTTcgccaagtccggcgaggccTGA
- the LOC120694785 gene encoding zinc finger protein CONSTANS-LIKE 13-like isoform X3, whose product MSVAGAADKAMPPPACDFCAGLPAVVYCRADSARLCLPCDRYVHGANTVSSRHARAPLCAACRAAAAAFRRGAAGFLCANCDFEEERQRDGDPRPLHDRSAVEGYAGCPSIAELAAILGVGGCEKAAGHGDGWWPAWEEPQVLRLEDVIVPTTSCHGLQPLLTPSSPKNPSSGGKLTEEVIRQLGELAKSDGEQLPSWASSEYGDFGAFDNDACHEAASMAVPSCEQEAWVATDGDGACREARQQAPAPASSLAEPCLLSSFVDMSEICTSVTLGSSVDVGKDSGSSKRDAPEAAPQQASPAPAKKGGYDVAYPDRGTVISRYKEKRKNRRFDKQIRYESRKARADGRLRIKGRFAKSGEA is encoded by the exons ATGTCCGTCGCGGGCGCCGCCGACAAggcgatgccgccgccggcgtgcgacTTCTGCGCAGGCCTGCCGGCGGTGGTGTACTGCCGGGCCGACTCCGCCAGGCTCTGCCTGCCGTGCGACCGCTACGTCCACGGCGCCAACACGGTGTCCAGCCGCCACGCCCgggcgccgctctgcgccgcgtgccgtgccgccgcggccgcgttccgccgcggcgccgccggcttccTCTGCGCCAACTGCGACTTCGAGGAGGAGCGCCAGCGCGACGGCGACCCGCGGCCGCTCCACGACCGTAGCGCGGTGGAAGGCTACGCCGGGTGCCCCTCCATCGCGGAGCTCGCCGCGATCCTCGGCGTCGGCGGGTGCGAGAAGGCGGCCGGGCACGGGGACGGGTGGTGGCCCGCCTGGGAGGAGCCCCAGGTGCTGCGCCTGGAGGACGTGATCGTGCCCACCACCTCCTGCCATGGCCTCCAGCCGCTCCTCACGCCATCCTCCCCAAAG AACCCGAGCTCCGGCGGGAAGCTGACTGAAGAGGTAATCCGGCAGCTGGGGGAGCTCGCCAAGT CCGACGGTGAGCAGCTGCCTTCGTGGGCTTCGTCAGAGTACGGCGATTTCGGGGCTTTTGACAACGATGCTTGCCATGAGGCAGCAAGCATGGCCGTGCCTTCTTGCGAG CAGGAAGCGTGGGTCGcgaccgacggcgacggcgcgtgCAGGGAGGCGCGCCAGcaagcgccggcgccggcgagctcgttgGCCGAGCCGTGCCTGCTGTCCTCGTTCGTGGATATGTCAGAGATCTGCACCAGCGTGACCCTCGGCAGCAGCGTCGACGTCGGCAAGGACAGCGGCAGCAGCAAGCGAGACGCCCCAGAAGCGGCCCCGCAGcaggcctcgccggcgccggcgaagaAGGGCGGCTACGACGTGGCCTACCCCGACCGCGGCACGGTGATCTCGCGCTACAAGGAGAAGCGGAAGAACAGGAG GTTCGACAAGCAGATCCGGTACGAGTCGCGCAAGGCCCGCGCCGACGGCCGGCTTCGGATCAAGGGCCGCTTcgccaagtccggcgaggccTGA
- the LOC120694785 gene encoding zinc finger protein CONSTANS-LIKE 13-like isoform X2 has protein sequence MSVAGAADKAMPPPACDFCAGLPAVVYCRADSARLCLPCDRYVHGANTVSSRHARAPLCAACRAAAAAFRRGAAGFLCANCDFEEERQRDGDPRPLHDRSAVEGYAGCPSIAELAAILGVGGCEKAAGHGDGWWPAWEEPQVLRLEDVIVPTTSCHGLQPLLTPSSPKNPSSGGKLTEEVIRQLGELAKSETAAMAFSEAEPADGEQLPSWASSEYGDFGAFDNDACHEAASMAVPSCEEAWVATDGDGACREARQQAPAPASSLAEPCLLSSFVDMSEICTSVTLGSSVDVGKDSGSSKRDAPEAAPQQASPAPAKKGGYDVAYPDRGTVISRYKEKRKNRRFDKQIRYESRKARADGRLRIKGRFAKSGEA, from the exons ATGTCCGTCGCGGGCGCCGCCGACAAggcgatgccgccgccggcgtgcgacTTCTGCGCAGGCCTGCCGGCGGTGGTGTACTGCCGGGCCGACTCCGCCAGGCTCTGCCTGCCGTGCGACCGCTACGTCCACGGCGCCAACACGGTGTCCAGCCGCCACGCCCgggcgccgctctgcgccgcgtgccgtgccgccgcggccgcgttccgccgcggcgccgccggcttccTCTGCGCCAACTGCGACTTCGAGGAGGAGCGCCAGCGCGACGGCGACCCGCGGCCGCTCCACGACCGTAGCGCGGTGGAAGGCTACGCCGGGTGCCCCTCCATCGCGGAGCTCGCCGCGATCCTCGGCGTCGGCGGGTGCGAGAAGGCGGCCGGGCACGGGGACGGGTGGTGGCCCGCCTGGGAGGAGCCCCAGGTGCTGCGCCTGGAGGACGTGATCGTGCCCACCACCTCCTGCCATGGCCTCCAGCCGCTCCTCACGCCATCCTCCCCAAAG AACCCGAGCTCCGGCGGGAAGCTGACTGAAGAGGTAATCCGGCAGCTGGGGGAGCTCGCCAAGTCCGAGACGGCGGCGATGGCTTTCTCGGAGGCGGAGCCAGCCGACGGTGAGCAGCTGCCTTCGTGGGCTTCGTCAGAGTACGGCGATTTCGGGGCTTTTGACAACGATGCTTGCCATGAGGCAGCAAGCATGGCCGTGCCTTCTTGCGAG GAAGCGTGGGTCGcgaccgacggcgacggcgcgtgCAGGGAGGCGCGCCAGcaagcgccggcgccggcgagctcgttgGCCGAGCCGTGCCTGCTGTCCTCGTTCGTGGATATGTCAGAGATCTGCACCAGCGTGACCCTCGGCAGCAGCGTCGACGTCGGCAAGGACAGCGGCAGCAGCAAGCGAGACGCCCCAGAAGCGGCCCCGCAGcaggcctcgccggcgccggcgaagaAGGGCGGCTACGACGTGGCCTACCCCGACCGCGGCACGGTGATCTCGCGCTACAAGGAGAAGCGGAAGAACAGGAG GTTCGACAAGCAGATCCGGTACGAGTCGCGCAAGGCCCGCGCCGACGGCCGGCTTCGGATCAAGGGCCGCTTcgccaagtccggcgaggccTGA